Sequence from the Chelonoidis abingdonii isolate Lonesome George chromosome 1, CheloAbing_2.0, whole genome shotgun sequence genome:
CCGTCTCTGTCAAAAACTTTGCCTCTGATAGCTCTCTCTATCGCTGCAGTCAGAAGATATGATGTGTCGAAAAGGCCCATAGTGTATTACTGCTTTTTTATAATAATAACGAGGTTTACTATTGGAGCCTTTTTAGAGAAGTAACATATCAGTGAGTTTATTTGAAGGCATAATCTTATTATGTGCGCTCCAGCTCACTGTCAGGTGTCGGATGAGCTCCGCTCCACAACGGAAGTGGACATTATTGGATGCTTCGCGGAGAGTAGGTAAATTTGGTAGTCTTGTTCAATAGAAGGTCGCCACTAAGTACCCTTGTATTATGGTATTAAtgccaggaacagagaaaaaCATATACAATGGGACCTTTGTCTCCCCCGCTAACTTATCATGAATACCCGGAggattttgaaaagtaagcccTTTCATGGAATAAGAGGGGAAGGCCTtactggatcagtaactggttaaaagatgggaaacaaagggtaggaactTAAATTGgtcatttttttcagaatgagagagagaaatagttgGTATCTCTGAGGGGCTGTACTCGGGAGTCCATTACGTTCAACAGGACTCATAAAGGACTGGAACAATTGGGTAAACAGtgaaggtggcaaaatttgcagatgaaacaaaactattcaagatagtaaGTCCCAGGCCAGACTGCGAAGTGTACAAAGGGATTCAGAAAATGGAGTGACGATGGGCAACAAAAGGGCAGATAAATCAGTGCTTTTCAATCTAACTATACATACCAAAATGAAAGTAATCTGACATTAGCtggttaccactcaagaagagatctgagtcattgtgggtagttctctaaAAATCCAATCAATGTCAGCTGCAGTCACTGATCCCACACtttatttgcttttaaagaacaagagagtacttgtggcaccttaagactaacaaTTTATTTAGCATAAGCTTTTTGGGCTCCAGCTCACTTCATGGATGTAGTCCACGAAAGTTATGCTCAAAATAAATTTATCTGTCTCTAAGGTCTACAAGTACCCCTGTTCCATTTTTGCGGATACAGCTAAACATGGCTGCCTATCTGAaccttttgcttttttaagaaagGATAGATATAGACAGAAAATTATCATATTGAATCTGCATAAATCCATCATATGTGTACACCTTGACATACTGTATGCAGATCTGTCACCCATCCCAAAAAGagtattggaaatggaaaagtacagagatgggcaactaaaatgaatttgggtatgaaacaggaggaaaattaaaacatgactgggattttcagcttagaaaagagacgataAGGGAGATATATAGAACAGAAGTCCATATCTTTGACTGGTTGTGAAGAAAATAAcgaaggaaatgttatttaatccttcacataacacaagaactagcagtcacccaatgaaataacaggcagcagatttaaaaaacaaagaaatattcttcacacaacataaaagTCAACCCGTGACTCTTTGCCAGGGGTGCTGTTGatagaccaaaactataacaggataaaaaagaactagataaattccctAGAGAATCGGTCCATCAGTGGTATTAGCCACGGATGGGGAAGGGATGACACCATGCTCTGAGTTGTCCTAGCTGTTGCCAGAAGCTgcggaatgggcaacagggatgaGATCACGTTGAtgcattacctgttctgttcattcccttgaaGCACCTGGCCTGACCACTgtcgaagacaggatactgggctatatggaccatgtGACAGTATGCActtcttatgtaaaattaatttataaaaatgtattagtACAGAAAACtcccccaacataatgacctctcaagatgcCAACAATGTGGATACAACCGTGGCAACGCTGCATTTGAAAAATCTTTGTATGCCTACTAGAAGCATTTTATATAAAATTCTCATTACCatgtcacaaatctagcattctggagaaaatcactaaaatatagtccaacaaacaaatgtttgttAACGTTCCCTTAGTATAAGCAgatcagaggtgctttcacatgagtacaCCTCCCAGTCGGGCAAGAAAGCACTTTGCTCGTTCCCAGCTGCTCAACGTTTGCTCTAGGCCATGACTGTTCGTTGTCCATGTTCACTCACCACTCTgtttgccaatggccctgcgcagaTACCTTCTGCTGCTACCTGCACTGTCCTCTGTGAGTTGTCTCTGGAGGTCCACCCAcgctctcagtgatttcaaagCTGAGCTCTCCGTGGGGGAACCTTCATTGCAGTGGTCTGGGCTGGCTTTACACAAAACATTGTCCCACAGGTAACACTATCACTACAGCAGGACTAAACATTAGGGctttggctacattggcacttacagcgctgcaactttcaacGCTCGgggttgtgaaaaaacacccccttagcgctgcaagatgcagcgctgtaaagtgtcaggtaatcagggcggcagcgccgGAGAGCCGGCTCCGATAGCGCTGTACTCTACACCGTAAGGATGTgcgtttacaagcagcgctgggagattctctccagcgctgcggctctgactacactcacatcAAAGCGCTGCCTGGGCAGCGCTCTGAATTTCTAAGGTAGGCCACAGCCTAGACCTGATTATCATATTTCAGGGCAGTGGTCATTAACAGAACAAACGGACATCGATGGAGCCTATCGCtctgtctttaaaaagtggagagggacaggtccccccCTTGCTTTTGATTGCCCTCATCAGCACAGGGCTAGGTACAGTTCTActccctttactcatacaataagacaCATTTCATTCccaaacccccccaccccccccggccactttcaagtgatttgtaaccagCCCAGCCAAATTTAATCACTTGGGCAAACAGCTCTTGTTTGCTGGTACTAGTAGATTAGGTGTGAGGTAAATACAATCGGGGTCCGAGGCCTTTGCGCCCCAGTTGGTTTATATTAGCTGTCAGGAGAGAGGCTCATTAGACGGTTGCTTACACATCactcatttgaaattattagcgTTGGCCAAAATCACTGAAGATGGAATGCActtgacattgtcataaaaaacaacggCTGTATAGGAAGCTAGTTTATGTTCATTACtgtttcaaatctattatactttccAGAAAACGTATATTCATCACACACTTATATGCTTTTAAATGTGTATTCAATGTTTTAATTTCCAAttcaatttccaaacaatcaTTAAACTGGCATGTTTCAGAGAGCAGCTGTCGTTCAGTCTGTAATCCGCAAAAGAACAACAGGCATACTTGATGGCCACCTTAGAGACAAAAATGTATTGAGATACTTTCAtggcccacttcattggatgcatcaaTGGCTTATAGTTGAGGAGATAGTAATCTACATAAGGAGACATGAAAGGTGGGAGTTGCGCAAACCCTCTAAAGGCTAATTAATAAGATGCACTAttgcagcaggaggaaaaaacacGTTTTGTAGTGATACATCAATATAGCCCAGTTAAGACAGTTTAACAAGAAGTTGAGGATACTTAACAGGGCAGTTAGAGTCATACTGGGTAATGGCTCACCGATTCCCAGTCTCTATTGtaagcctaagttgattgtatcttaGTTTGCCATCTATATTAAAGTCCGCAAGTTAGTTGTGAgttgtttttgaagcttttctgttgcaaaacgACACCTTTAATTGTTACCTGAGTGGCCAAAGAGGTTGAAGTGTTATTACCTACTtatggttttgaatgttatggtcCTGATGTTCAGGTTGTGCTCAATTTATTCTTTTCGCTGGACTTGTACCGGTTTgcgccaatgtacatggcaaagggcaGTGCTGCACATGATGCATATAGTCAACATTGGATAGATGTGCAGGTAAATGAGCCCATGATGCGTGTGGGCTGATGTGAGGTCCTGATGAGGGTGTCACTTGATTAGATATAgtgacagagttggcatcagatTTTGTTGCAACCAGTATAGTTCCTGTTAGTGTTTTTGGTCCGTGGtggtgtagttgctggtgagtgtttgcttcaTGTTGCGGGGGCTTCTGAAAGGAGACTGTCCTGTCATCCAAGATCTGGCGAGTGGAGGATCATCTTTAGGATAGGCTTGTAGATCTTGATATGCGCTGGAGAGGTGTCTTAGTTGCGCGCGGCGAAGtacggctagtggtgttctgttattgtCTATGTGGGCCTGTCTTGTATAAGGTGAGTTCTGGgctactcttctggctctgtctgCAATCGGTTTTTCACTTTCAGCAGGTGTATATAGTTTTTAAGGGTTGCTTGACTAGAGATCTGCTAGTGATTGTCTCTGTCCTGAGGGACTGGAGCACAGcaggttgtatcttagagcttggctggtagaccaatggatcatgtggtgtgtcctggatgggaAGCTGAAGGCATGTAGTAAGTAGAGTGGTCGTAGGTTCTCgcatagggtggtgtttatgtagCATCTCTTAATTAGCACAGTATGCAAGGAAATGGGACCACATGTGTGGAATTGGGTTCTAGGCTGAGTTTGATGGTGGAATGGAAAttttgaaatcatggtggaatttctcaagggcttcttttcagTGGATTCCCGATGATGAGATGTcctcaatgtagcacaagtagataCTTACGGGGGATGAGAGTAAGGAAGCATTGtctaaatcagccataaaaatttgCATACTACGGGGCAGTTCGGTTACCCTCTGGCCGTGGCCACTGACTTGAAGGATATATTGGTccacaaatgtgaaatagttcatgggtgaggacaaagttggCAAACTTCAGCCatcaggtttggcatgtaactagttcaccaAAATGGGGAGTGTTGGGGAAATCATGCCCAGAGCTGTCATTCCCTATTATTTTGTTGTCCTTTTTCTGACCTTTTCCAATCCAGTATTTCTTTTTTGACATGGGTGCCACATcggcacgcagtattcaagatgtgagcataccagGATTTACATTATAGAGGAAGATATTTTTCTGCTCTTGATTGCTCTATCCTTCTTAAATGATTGCCAGCATCTGTTACTTGTTTGATGCATTTCACATTGAGAGAATGTTTTAGGAGCTATCACATGATTCCAAGATTTTTTCTTTGATGTAACAGATATTTAGACCCATGTATTTTATATGATatgttaggattatgttttccaatgtgcatgactttgcattAGTAACATGaatctttattatattttatccAGGGGAATAGGATAGCTcgtggttgagcattggcctgcaaaacctaGGAGGTGTAGCCAATCCTTTGAGGGAGCCtttagggattggggcaaaaatctgctgGGGCTGGTGCCTGCTTTGAGCGGGGTTGATAgcatgacctcctgagatcctatccaaccctgatatcctatgatttTGCTTGCCAGTCACCAAGTTTGAgaatccttttgtaactcttgcAGGCTGCTGGCGACTTAACTTACATTGCTAGTTTGTAtctttgcaaattttgccacctcactgtttacccctttccagTTATTCATGAATTATgcttgaataggactggtccccaTGCAGACCCGTGATGGGGACAtcctgtttacctctctccattctaaaatgacatttattcctttcttttgtttcctaatcttttaaccagtttacCAATCCATGAGTCGACCTTGCATTTTTAACTCCCGTGacgcttactttgcttaagagcttttggctGAGGACCTTggcaaaagctttctgaaaaatctagtacactctatccactggatccccttgtccacatgcttgtgacctctcaaagaattccacggtgattggtgaggcatgatttcctttgcAAAAAGCATGTTGTCTTCCCACAAAGtagttcatctatgtgtctgaacaATTTGCATTTACTTAGTTGCAACCAGTTCACTCAATACTGAAGTCAGGCtgaccagcctgtaattgctgggatcacttctgagcccttttaaaaaattggcgtcacaagaagctgatttaaatgataggttacagactacaagTTAGTGTCTGCATTTCACattgagttcttcagaactctgAGGTGatccatctagtcctggtgattCTTACATGTTTAGTTTATAATTTTTTCATAAAGCTCCTCTAAGGACACCTAACCTGGACAGTGCCTCAGTTAGATTGTATCTAAAAAGAATTGCTCGGGTTGGGAATTCTCTCACGATCCTCAGCTATGAAGACTGATGTAAAGAATTCATTATTTCTCCACAATGGCCGATCTCGTCTTTGAATGCTGCCCTTTAGCACCTCCAGCTCAGCCGGTGACCCCTGGTTGTTTTAGCAGATTCTGCTTTCCTTTAATGTAACTTGcatatatacaaaatattttttaaaaagacctttTGTCTATGTACAGCAGACTGCGGAATCATATTTTTGATGTCGTCCTCAAAGACTTCACGCTAataattttcatagattcatagatgtcAAGGTCAGAACGGACCATTATGGTTAttaagtctgacctcctgcacaatgccaggctgcagaatctcacccacccctcCATGTAACGAACCCCTAACTATGTCTGAGTAAATTGAAGTCCTCAATCGTGGTttaagacctcaaggtgcagcgAATCCTCCAGCAGTGACCAGTATGCCCCATGCTCAGAGAAGGCGAAAAACATCATGGGCCTCGCCAATcgtgccctggaggaaaattcagcTTCCCGACCCTCTGAGCATGGGGGCAACGACTAccgccagcacccaggaaagaattcgctgttagtaactcagatcccacacaCCCATCTAAACCTCCATCACAGACCACAGGCAtatacctgctaataatcaagattaattgccagaattaggctgtctcctcataccatcccctccatagaAGTTATCAGCTTAGTCTGAAGCCAGCTATGTCTTTGGCCTGCACTCACTCCCCTTGAAGGCCTGTTCCAGAACTAGCTTCTAAATGGTAGAAACCTTTGGCTAATTTCAAggctaaacttcctagtgtccagtttatatccatttgttcttgtgtccacattggtactaagcttaaataattcatAGTGCTCCATTTATCCTCTTCAGAAGGATGAAGAACTAGGGGGCACAAATGGGATTGTATCCATAAAGTTAACTTGTTCTATTGTAGTGTATTGCAGGCAGCGATTTGAGGTTTGGTGCGTGATAACATACCTACCATTATCAGTTCTTTCTGTTTGAATCAGAAAATTAGAATTCATGGATTACATAAATCAGCTATTTTAGTACAGAGCTAAAAGATGATCTCTTAGCAGCATGAAGTGCTTTGGAGGAGTGACAAAAGGTATTGTTGCCCCTTCTTCTGACATCAGTGTCCCCACCTCGCTGGGTGAAGCAGAATTCTGGGCCTTGCACGTAAGCTTCCCAGTGAAGTAgaaaatcagtgacagagctcCATTTATTATTCTTAGCATAACTTGTGTTATTTacatgtctacactagtgctgGAATGGAGgtggtcaaacagcatgcagacAATCCCTTCTGACCTTTGTGGCTACTTGTAGTGACAATGTAAAACAATGATATGCTAACAAGCTGTGAAACAGTTACTGTAGCCCATAAATATTTGGCCATTGTACGTCTTATATCACAAGTTTTATGGCATTGATTTCCTAATGCATGATTTAGAATCATTTGGtgtattcattttgttttgttaggtCAAAGGAATCAAACGAGACAATGGACTGGGGAACATTGCAGGCCATTTTAGGAGGTGTGAACAAACACTCCACCAGTATCGGAAAGATCTGGCTCACCATCATGTTCATTTTCCGTGTTATGATCCTTGTGGTGGCTGCGGAGGAAGTCTGGGGAGACGAACAAAATGATTTTGTCTGCAACACTCTGCAACCAGGATGCAAAAATGTTTGCTATGACCACTTCTTCCCCATCTCTCACATTAGACTGTGGGCCCTTCAGCTCATCTTTGTCTCAACTCCTGCACTTCTGGTGGCCATGCACGTTGCGTACAGAAGGCACGAAAAGAAAAAGCAGTTGAGAAAGGGAGGGCAAACCTGTGAATATAAAGACATTGAAGAAATAAAATCACAAAGATTTCATATTCGGGGTCCCTTGTGGTGGACCTACACGAGCAGCATATTCTGCAGAATGATCTTTGAAGCCCTCTTTATGTATGCGTTTTACTTCATGTACGATG
This genomic interval carries:
- the LOC116826126 gene encoding gap junction beta-6 protein, coding for MDWGTLQAILGGVNKHSTSIGKIWLTIMFIFRVMILVVAAEEVWGDEQNDFVCNTLQPGCKNVCYDHFFPISHIRLWALQLIFVSTPALLVAMHVAYRRHEKKKQLRKGGQTCEYKDIEEIKSQRFHIRGPLWWTYTSSIFCRMIFEALFMYAFYFMYDGFRMPRLMKCNAWPCPNTVDCFVSRPTEKTVFTIFMIALSGICILLNVAEFCYLLIKVFLKKSQRAASPRHHLNHETKEETKQNERNELISDSCHNTVSRFPSS